In Halosegnis marinus, one genomic interval encodes:
- the pstA gene encoding phosphate ABC transporter permease PstA — MSGETREDLVTTDTARDDLVAGDTTGTGAVAAAAVGLAAILFALGLAALFEVVSLTAPLAGVSTVVLLGGLLILLGGAVTTFGLGSRLGYVETEPRASAGLVVGVVFGGLWFAAAGLFTSQTLGFDTVAWAASATVVGAAALLASTLTREDVGSTVPVGLLTVVTGAVFAFGVIEPGWTWDLGFPSSYTAIFVAEFVVPVVTLLCALLCGWASAKAYAGFGARGRHTGAYTLVYLNAVSIVLVLFVLVGFTVLQGFTPMMDGFRVGLGVGPATTVGLFGVELFTVVWPVDWPFVMNGVGLTNDFNGVLPAIVGTVWLVVGSVLFAVPLGIGAAVFLTEYAERGRFTQVVEVATNGLWSTPSIVFGLFGAAFLVPRFGNTKSLLAGMLTLAFMLLPLVVITSREAMLAVPDEYRDASAALGVSKWQTVRSVVLPAALPGVVTGIILGVGRIAGETAPILLTMTSAPFLGAQQRADVIGGFELSWGPPFVANEALLQATSALPYQLYGLITAGVGRSSGLEDIETFRWATALVLLVVVLSFYAVGIGARYYFRSKLRHD, encoded by the coding sequence ATGTCGGGCGAGACGCGCGAGGACCTCGTGACGACCGACACGGCCCGCGACGACCTCGTCGCCGGCGACACGACCGGCACGGGCGCGGTCGCGGCCGCCGCGGTGGGGCTGGCGGCGATACTGTTCGCGCTCGGGCTGGCGGCGCTGTTCGAGGTCGTCTCGCTCACCGCCCCCCTGGCCGGCGTCTCGACGGTCGTCCTGCTCGGCGGGCTCCTGATACTGCTCGGCGGCGCGGTGACGACCTTCGGCCTCGGCTCCCGGCTCGGCTACGTGGAGACGGAGCCGCGCGCGAGCGCCGGACTGGTGGTCGGCGTCGTCTTCGGCGGGCTGTGGTTCGCCGCGGCGGGGCTGTTCACCTCCCAGACGCTCGGCTTCGACACCGTCGCGTGGGCGGCGTCGGCGACGGTCGTCGGCGCGGCCGCCCTCCTCGCCTCGACGCTCACCCGCGAGGACGTCGGCTCGACGGTGCCGGTGGGCCTGTTGACCGTGGTGACGGGCGCGGTGTTCGCCTTCGGCGTCATCGAGCCGGGGTGGACGTGGGACCTCGGCTTCCCGTCGTCCTACACGGCGATATTCGTCGCCGAGTTCGTGGTGCCGGTCGTGACGCTTCTGTGTGCCCTGCTGTGCGGCTGGGCGTCGGCGAAGGCGTACGCCGGCTTCGGCGCCCGCGGCCGCCACACGGGCGCGTACACGCTCGTCTACCTGAACGCCGTCTCCATCGTGCTGGTGTTGTTCGTGCTGGTCGGGTTCACCGTCCTGCAGGGATTCACCCCGATGATGGACGGCTTCCGCGTCGGGCTGGGCGTCGGCCCGGCGACGACGGTCGGCCTGTTCGGCGTCGAACTGTTCACCGTCGTCTGGCCCGTCGACTGGCCGTTCGTGATGAACGGCGTCGGCCTGACGAACGACTTCAACGGCGTGCTCCCGGCCATCGTCGGCACGGTGTGGCTCGTCGTCGGCTCGGTGCTGTTCGCGGTGCCGCTCGGCATCGGCGCGGCGGTGTTCCTCACCGAGTACGCCGAGCGCGGCCGTTTCACGCAGGTCGTCGAGGTGGCGACCAACGGGCTGTGGTCGACCCCGTCCATCGTGTTCGGGCTGTTCGGCGCGGCCTTCCTCGTGCCGCGGTTCGGCAACACGAAGTCGCTGCTCGCGGGGATGTTGACGCTCGCCTTCATGCTGCTGCCGCTCGTCGTCATCACGAGCCGGGAGGCGATGCTCGCCGTCCCCGACGAGTACCGCGACGCGAGCGCGGCGCTGGGGGTCTCGAAGTGGCAGACCGTCCGCAGCGTCGTGCTGCCCGCCGCCCTGCCGGGGGTCGTCACGGGAATCATCCTCGGCGTCGGCCGCATCGCCGGCGAGACGGCCCCAATCCTGCTGACCATGACGAGCGCGCCGTTCCTCGGCGCACAACAGCGCGCGGACGTCATCGGCGGCTTCGAGCTGTCGTGGGGACCGCCGTTCGTCGCCAACGAGGCGCTGTTGCAGGCTACCTCGGCCCTCCCCTACCAGCTGTACGGCCTCATCACGGCCGGCGTCGGCCGGTCGTCGGGGCTGGAGGACATCGAGACGTTCCGGTGGGCGACGGCGCTCGTGCTGCTCGTCGTCGTCCTCTCCTTCTACGCCGTGGGCATCGGCGCGCGCTACTACTTCCGCAGCAAGCTACGACACGACTGA
- the pstC gene encoding phosphate ABC transporter permease subunit PstC: MSLSNRARGGVRAAADTGRRVRDSLADEPRAAVAAVVVMGASLLAALAGFVLASPLTALPFALFLLSAGYGWVEHQELTAKALAFTTTVSTVLILLLITVYIFVEAIPVFRYESVVVAGVEVPAVRMFVETRWEAVSSPIRYSMVPLIHGTLLVTLIATAVAGPLGVAAALFLSEIAPSAVREVVKPGVEILAGIPSIVYGFIGFTVLSPWASEQFRLVGQGTYLFVGVMVGLMALPTVVSVAEDALSSVPESMKSGSLAMGTTDWQTMTSITLPAAFSGVSAAVLLGVGRAIGETMAATVMLRNVPRLTEPLYNVFYGQGTLTSLIASNYGEADGLQLSALFAAGVILFITVLVLSIGSQYVEWRMRSKLGGDT; the protein is encoded by the coding sequence ATGTCTCTATCGAACCGAGCGAGGGGAGGGGTCCGCGCGGCGGCCGACACCGGCCGGCGCGTCCGCGACAGCCTCGCGGACGAGCCGCGGGCGGCCGTCGCGGCCGTCGTCGTCATGGGCGCGTCGCTGCTCGCGGCGCTGGCCGGCTTCGTGCTGGCCTCGCCGCTCACGGCGCTCCCGTTCGCCCTCTTTCTCCTCTCCGCGGGCTACGGGTGGGTCGAGCACCAGGAACTGACCGCGAAGGCGCTCGCGTTCACGACCACGGTGTCGACCGTCCTGATACTGCTTCTGATCACGGTGTACATCTTCGTCGAGGCGATACCGGTGTTCCGCTACGAGAGCGTCGTCGTCGCCGGCGTCGAGGTGCCCGCCGTCAGGATGTTCGTCGAGACCCGCTGGGAGGCGGTCTCCTCGCCCATCCGGTACTCGATGGTGCCGCTCATCCACGGGACGCTGCTCGTCACGCTCATCGCGACGGCCGTCGCCGGCCCGCTGGGGGTCGCGGCGGCGCTGTTCCTCTCGGAGATAGCGCCCTCGGCCGTGCGCGAGGTCGTGAAGCCGGGCGTCGAGATACTCGCCGGGATTCCCTCCATCGTCTACGGCTTCATCGGCTTCACCGTCCTGAGCCCCTGGGCCTCCGAGCAGTTCCGGCTCGTCGGCCAGGGCACCTACCTGTTCGTCGGCGTCATGGTCGGGCTGATGGCGCTCCCGACCGTGGTCTCGGTCGCGGAGGACGCGCTCTCGTCGGTGCCGGAGTCGATGAAGTCCGGCTCGCTGGCGATGGGGACGACCGACTGGCAGACGATGACCTCCATCACCCTGCCGGCGGCGTTCTCGGGTGTCTCCGCGGCGGTCCTGCTCGGCGTCGGTCGCGCCATCGGCGAGACGATGGCCGCGACCGTGATGCTCCGGAACGTCCCGCGGCTGACGGAGCCGCTGTACAACGTCTTCTACGGCCAGGGGACGCTCACCTCGCTCATCGCCTCGAACTACGGCGAGGCGGACGGCCTCCAGCTGTCCGCGCTGTTCGCGGCCGGGGTCATCCTCTTCATCACCGTGCTGGTGCTCTCCATCGGCTCCCAGTACGTCGAGTGGCGGATGCGCAGCAAGCTCGGGGGTGACACCTGA
- a CDS encoding PstS family phosphate ABC transporter substrate-binding protein — MASEPKRSGDVSRRKFLLTSSVVGAAGLAGCTGGTGTDEDDGGSGGSGSGSSDDSGGSGDSVADVTAEGSSTVYPIANTGSSYWNSNPPSDDGEYWGTNAEEGNTVPGWDELASNGASDTRLADYFASLYGFEPTGQQATPPFATRIGLSHSGTGCQSVVDGLVDIGNSSGPITAELGWDQSRADEEVVDHVLGRDGQPVVVSSDIYDAGIEQLTGEQIRGIYQGDITNWSEVGGPDQEIFVIGRAEGSGTDTSFRLNMLGSADAEMEVDTRFGQNQQVATAVQNNEGAIAYMALSFTGPQVRPVAINFEGTVYETSRDAENTIFDSEYPLNRDLHQYTKITEDTPEGTDMREAAFINMFLTEFGQTLFVEGVDYIPLPTSDIEAEFEKLPAQAN, encoded by the coding sequence ATGGCAAGCGAGCCGAAGCGGTCTGGCGACGTATCGCGGCGTAAGTTCCTGCTCACGTCGAGCGTGGTCGGCGCGGCGGGGCTGGCGGGGTGTACGGGCGGCACCGGGACCGACGAGGACGACGGCGGCTCCGGGGGGTCGGGGAGCGGGAGTTCGGACGACTCCGGCGGCTCCGGCGACTCCGTCGCCGACGTGACGGCCGAGGGGTCCTCGACGGTGTACCCCATCGCGAACACGGGCTCCTCGTACTGGAACTCCAACCCGCCGAGCGACGACGGCGAGTACTGGGGGACGAACGCCGAGGAGGGTAACACGGTGCCCGGCTGGGACGAACTGGCGAGCAACGGCGCGTCGGACACGCGCCTCGCCGACTACTTCGCGAGCCTCTACGGCTTCGAGCCGACGGGACAGCAGGCGACGCCGCCGTTCGCGACCCGTATCGGCCTGAGCCACTCGGGGACGGGCTGTCAGTCGGTCGTCGACGGCCTCGTGGACATCGGTAACTCCTCGGGTCCCATCACGGCCGAGCTCGGCTGGGACCAGTCGCGCGCCGACGAGGAGGTCGTCGACCACGTCCTCGGCCGCGACGGCCAGCCGGTCGTCGTCAGTTCCGACATCTACGACGCGGGCATCGAACAGCTCACGGGCGAGCAGATCCGCGGCATCTACCAGGGCGACATCACGAACTGGAGCGAGGTCGGCGGCCCGGACCAGGAGATATTCGTCATCGGCCGCGCCGAGGGGTCCGGCACGGACACCTCCTTCCGGCTCAACATGCTCGGCAGCGCGGACGCCGAGATGGAGGTCGACACGCGGTTCGGCCAGAACCAGCAGGTCGCCACCGCGGTCCAGAACAACGAGGGCGCCATCGCGTACATGGCCCTCTCCTTCACGGGGCCGCAGGTCCGTCCCGTCGCCATCAACTTCGAGGGGACGGTGTACGAGACCTCCCGCGACGCGGAGAACACCATCTTCGACAGCGAGTACCCGCTCAACCGCGACCTCCACCAGTACACGAAGATAACCGAGGACACGCCGGAGGGGACGGACATGCGCGAGGCCGCGTTCATCAACATGTTCCTCACCGAGTTCGGCCAGACGCTGTTCGTCGAGGGCGTGGACTACATCCCGCTCCCCACGAGCGACATCGAGGCCGAGTTCGAGAAGCTCCCGGCGCAGGCCAACTGA
- a CDS encoding peroxiredoxin: MLEAGDAAPEVSAQNQDGETVTPDFGRTTVVYFYPKDFTGGCTIEANEFQDALPEYEDAGVTVYGVSMDGVESHADFADEHGLEFDLLADPDGEVAAAFGIDTDEGYTDRLTFLLADGEVVATYDPELAEPKGHAREVLDDAREHAAA, translated from the coding sequence ATGCTCGAAGCCGGCGACGCGGCGCCCGAGGTCAGTGCGCAGAACCAGGACGGGGAGACGGTGACGCCCGACTTCGGCCGGACGACGGTCGTCTACTTCTACCCGAAGGACTTCACCGGGGGGTGTACCATCGAGGCCAACGAGTTCCAGGACGCCCTCCCCGAGTACGAGGACGCGGGCGTGACGGTGTACGGCGTCTCGATGGACGGCGTGGAGAGCCACGCCGACTTCGCCGACGAACACGGCCTGGAGTTCGACCTGCTCGCCGACCCGGACGGCGAGGTGGCCGCGGCGTTCGGCATCGACACCGACGAGGGGTACACCGACCGGCTGACGTTCCTGCTCGCCGACGGCGAGGTCGTCGCGACCTACGACCCCGAACTCGCGGAGCCGAAGGGGCACGCCCGCGAGGTGCTCGACGACGCGCGCGAGCACGCGGCCGCCTGA
- the trxA gene encoding thioredoxin: protein MSESDTDSELDAIREEKRAELESKGESPGEPIHLNGEAELDAAVAEHDRLLVDFHADWCGPCQMMNPTLEAFAAETDVTVAKVDVDENQALASAYGVRGIPNLLYFADGEQVQQLTGLQQRETLDRLVEQYA from the coding sequence ATGAGCGAGAGCGATACCGACAGCGAACTGGACGCCATCCGCGAGGAGAAGCGCGCCGAACTCGAATCGAAGGGGGAGTCGCCGGGCGAGCCCATCCACCTGAACGGCGAGGCCGAACTGGACGCCGCCGTCGCGGAACACGACCGCCTGCTCGTTGACTTCCACGCCGACTGGTGTGGCCCGTGTCAGATGATGAACCCCACGCTGGAGGCGTTCGCCGCCGAGACGGACGTGACCGTGGCGAAGGTGGACGTGGACGAGAACCAGGCGCTCGCGTCGGCCTACGGCGTGCGCGGCATCCCGAACCTGCTGTATTTCGCCGACGGCGAGCAGGTCCAACAGCTCACGGGGCTCCAGCAGCGCGAGACGCTCGACCGCCTCGTCGAGCAGTACGCCTAG
- a CDS encoding PAS domain-containing protein: protein MDRGTVLDLLAADEAAFARDAGDLLGVEVPPLDAFDGPDDCPAWPDLLARRKRLVRRVWLLDDAPFGVTLAGPAYEDNPVLYANRTLRGMTGYAMADLAGENLRLLQGPDTEREAVADLHEALRTWEPTTVELTNYRADGTPFRNRVSLLPMTDDAGTVTEWFGVQERV, encoded by the coding sequence ATGGACCGCGGGACCGTCCTCGACCTGCTCGCGGCCGACGAGGCGGCCTTCGCACGCGACGCGGGCGACCTGCTCGGCGTCGAGGTGCCGCCGCTCGACGCCTTCGACGGCCCCGACGACTGCCCGGCGTGGCCCGACCTCCTCGCCCGCCGAAAGCGGCTCGTGCGCCGGGTGTGGCTGCTCGACGACGCGCCCTTCGGCGTCACGCTCGCCGGCCCGGCCTACGAGGACAACCCCGTCCTCTACGCGAACCGGACGCTCCGGGGGATGACCGGCTACGCGATGGCCGACCTCGCGGGCGAGAACCTCCGGCTGTTGCAGGGGCCCGACACCGAGCGCGAGGCCGTCGCCGACCTCCACGAGGCGCTGCGGACGTGGGAGCCGACGACGGTCGAACTCACGAACTACCGCGCCGACGGCACCCCCTTCCGCAACCGCGTCTCCCTGCTCCCGATGACCGACGACGCCGGCACCGTCACCGAGTGGTTCGGCGTCCAGGAGCGCGTCTAA
- a CDS encoding cytochrome P450, which yields MSVPTVGPRDVPALVRAHAREDVVGVARVLRERHGHLVRIAVPRGPTAYLVTHPEDVERVLRSEPERFGYYTGDAASDFDRALGDTVVSLTEASGGWLERLRALAPEFRRASIEPKAPGLADAAAEAYAEHAGERVDSLRLARVASLRMLGRWLFGPDVRRHEEAVVEAVTTLRGAFKRRNLTVRGAVAGALGVGGDEADIEAAIGTLESVAAALVARRVASPDDYDDALATWLTRPDPVTGEPLAPATVEREAVGMVVAGFATLSAGLSWAIHALARRPELQARLAAEAERSALFGGEVEGSTADQLPLADAVWSEAIRLYPPLPLFGRQVAEPVRFRGHALDPGALALVSPYVTGRDPAFWSSSERFDPARWRGPTERPEFAFYPFGGGRHACLGEAVATAEARVALAALCRDYRLRSPIAGARPEFSVTLQPDRALPVRLDPR from the coding sequence GTGTCCGTCCCGACGGTCGGTCCCCGCGACGTTCCCGCGCTCGTCCGCGCCCACGCCCGCGAGGACGTCGTGGGCGTCGCCCGCGTCCTCCGCGAGCGCCACGGCCACCTCGTTCGAATCGCCGTTCCCCGCGGCCCGACGGCCTATCTGGTCACGCACCCCGAGGACGTGGAGCGCGTCCTCCGCTCGGAGCCCGAGCGCTTCGGCTACTACACCGGGGACGCGGCGAGCGACTTCGACCGCGCGCTCGGCGACACCGTCGTCTCGCTCACCGAGGCGTCGGGCGGCTGGCTCGAACGCCTCCGCGCGCTCGCCCCGGAGTTCCGGCGCGCGAGCATCGAGCCGAAGGCCCCGGGCCTTGCCGACGCGGCCGCGGAGGCGTACGCCGAGCACGCCGGCGAGCGGGTCGATTCCCTGCGGCTCGCGCGCGTCGCGAGCCTTCGGATGCTCGGCCGCTGGCTGTTCGGCCCGGACGTGCGCCGCCACGAGGAGGCGGTCGTCGAGGCCGTGACGACCCTCAGAGGCGCGTTCAAGCGTCGCAACCTCACCGTCCGGGGCGCGGTCGCCGGCGCGCTCGGCGTCGGGGGCGACGAGGCCGACATCGAGGCGGCGATAGGAACGCTCGAATCGGTGGCCGCGGCGCTGGTCGCGCGCCGGGTCGCGTCGCCCGACGACTACGACGACGCGCTGGCGACGTGGCTGACGCGGCCGGACCCCGTGACGGGGGAGCCGCTCGCCCCCGCGACGGTCGAGCGGGAGGCCGTCGGGATGGTCGTCGCCGGCTTCGCCACCCTATCCGCCGGGCTGTCGTGGGCGATACACGCGCTGGCGCGCCGCCCCGAACTGCAGGCACGCCTCGCGGCGGAGGCCGAGCGGAGCGCGCTGTTCGGGGGCGAAGTCGAGGGCTCGACCGCCGACCAACTCCCCCTCGCGGACGCCGTCTGGAGCGAGGCGATACGGCTCTACCCGCCGCTCCCGCTGTTCGGCCGGCAGGTGGCGGAGCCGGTGCGGTTCCGCGGGCACGCGCTCGACCCCGGCGCGCTGGCGCTCGTCAGCCCCTACGTGACGGGCCGCGACCCGGCGTTCTGGTCGTCGTCGGAGCGGTTCGACCCGGCGCGGTGGCGAGGCCCGACAGAACGCCCCGAGTTCGCCTTCTACCCCTTCGGCGGGGGGCGCCACGCCTGTCTCGGGGAGGCCGTCGCCACGGCGGAGGCGCGGGTCGCACTCGCGGCGCTGTGTCGCGACTACCGGCTCCGTTCCCCTATCGCGGGCGCACGGCCCGAGTTCTCCGTCACGCTCCAGCCCGACCGGGCGCTCCCGGTGCGGCTGGACCCCCGTTAG
- a CDS encoding ring-cleaving dioxygenase codes for MSEVTPTPGIHHVTCIAGDPQRNMDFWVETLGLRLVKRSINQDEPGTYHFFFADAEGSPGTSMTFFPSAGAPAGKVGSRQAARTAFRVPEGSLDYWEDRFDDHGVEYDERVERFGETVLPFSDPDGLPIELVAVEIPDDDPTVPWTAFVPEEHAIRGFHSVTLWLPDPEPTGDLLRTMGLEEVGTEQAQGDAPGDRRTRFAAAGPVGTYVDVLPTISAGRQGRGTVHHVAFQTPTDDDQEAMREAVRRAGLSPTNQINRHWFRSVYFREHGGVLFELATSDPGYDSDEPLDELGERLVLPGKFESRREQIEANLPDVTVPRPEDPVEQ; via the coding sequence ATGAGCGAGGTCACGCCCACGCCGGGCATCCACCACGTCACCTGTATCGCCGGCGACCCGCAGCGCAACATGGACTTCTGGGTCGAGACGCTCGGCCTCCGACTCGTGAAGCGCTCGATCAACCAGGACGAGCCCGGGACGTACCACTTCTTCTTCGCCGACGCGGAGGGGAGCCCCGGGACGAGCATGACGTTCTTCCCGTCGGCCGGCGCGCCCGCCGGCAAGGTCGGCTCCCGGCAGGCCGCCCGGACCGCGTTCCGCGTCCCCGAGGGGAGCCTCGACTACTGGGAGGACCGCTTCGACGACCACGGCGTCGAGTACGACGAGCGCGTCGAGCGGTTCGGCGAGACGGTGCTTCCGTTCTCGGACCCCGATGGCCTCCCGATAGAGCTCGTCGCGGTCGAGATACCCGACGACGACCCGACGGTGCCGTGGACGGCGTTCGTCCCCGAGGAGCACGCCATCCGCGGCTTCCACTCCGTGACGCTGTGGCTCCCGGACCCGGAGCCGACGGGCGACCTCCTGCGGACGATGGGCCTCGAGGAGGTCGGCACCGAGCAGGCACAGGGCGACGCGCCGGGCGATCGCCGGACGCGCTTCGCCGCCGCCGGTCCCGTCGGGACGTACGTCGACGTGCTCCCGACCATCTCCGCCGGGCGACAGGGCCGCGGTACGGTCCACCACGTCGCCTTCCAGACGCCCACGGACGACGACCAGGAGGCGATGCGCGAGGCCGTGCGCCGCGCGGGCCTCTCCCCGACGAACCAGATAAATCGCCACTGGTTCCGCTCCGTCTACTTCCGCGAGCACGGCGGCGTCCTGTTCGAGCTGGCGACGAGCGACCCGGGCTACGACAGCGACGAGCCGCTCGACGAACTGGGCGAACGGCTCGTCCTCCCCGGGAAGTTCGAGTCGCGCCGCGAGCAGATCGAGGCGAACCTCCCCGACGTGACGGTGCCCCGCCCCGAGGACCCGGTCGAGCAGTAA
- a CDS encoding NUDIX hydrolase, which yields MNGRETEYVKKACAYVTRNGSELLVFEGPGHDGLQIPKGTVEADEDPREALYREVIEESGVATVGRVRHLATDVWNRRNDPPKRYVRSFYRVPVHEPRDAWTHTVTGTGEERGAEFAFRWVDLPARGEFALDLDDYLGALAAAEEPAGGIAAD from the coding sequence ATGAACGGCCGCGAGACCGAGTACGTGAAGAAGGCCTGCGCGTACGTGACCCGCAACGGGTCGGAGCTGTTGGTGTTCGAGGGACCGGGCCACGACGGCCTCCAGATACCGAAGGGGACCGTCGAGGCCGACGAGGACCCGCGCGAGGCGCTGTACCGCGAGGTGATAGAGGAGAGCGGCGTCGCCACCGTCGGCCGGGTGCGCCACCTCGCCACCGACGTGTGGAACCGCCGGAACGACCCGCCCAAGCGGTACGTGCGGAGCTTCTACCGCGTCCCCGTCCACGAGCCGCGGGACGCGTGGACCCACACCGTCACCGGGACGGGCGAGGAGCGCGGCGCGGAGTTCGCGTTCCGGTGGGTGGACCTCCCCGCCCGCGGCGAGTTCGCGCTCGACCTCGACGACTACCTCGGCGCGCTCGCCGCGGCCGAGGAACCGGCCGGCGGCATCGCCGCCGACTGA
- a CDS encoding MaoC family dehydratase, whose amino-acid sequence MTLHFEDVEVGTTYEVGEYAVTESEIIAFAEQFDPQPFHTDPEAATESMFGELVASGLHTLCLSVRLFVTEFVGGHGLDNMGGLGMDDLRWHAPVTPGDTLSLSIEVAEKRPSESRDDRGYVTFDRWVFAERDGEREEVLSVRSHNVVGRRD is encoded by the coding sequence ATGACGCTTCACTTCGAGGACGTCGAGGTCGGGACGACGTACGAGGTCGGCGAGTACGCCGTGACCGAGTCGGAGATAATCGCGTTCGCCGAGCAGTTCGACCCCCAGCCGTTCCACACCGACCCCGAGGCCGCGACGGAGTCGATGTTCGGCGAACTCGTCGCCAGCGGCCTCCACACGCTGTGTCTCTCCGTCCGGCTGTTCGTCACCGAGTTCGTCGGCGGCCACGGCCTCGACAACATGGGCGGGCTGGGGATGGACGACCTGCGGTGGCACGCGCCCGTCACGCCCGGCGACACCCTCTCGCTGTCCATCGAGGTCGCGGAGAAACGGCCCTCCGAGAGCCGCGACGACCGCGGCTACGTCACCTTCGACCGCTGGGTGTTCGCCGAGCGCGACGGCGAGCGGGAGGAGGTGCTCTCGGTCCGCTCGCACAACGTCGTCGGCCGGCGCGACTGA